A window of Dreissena polymorpha isolate Duluth1 unplaced genomic scaffold, UMN_Dpol_1.0 chrUn002, whole genome shotgun sequence contains these coding sequences:
- the LOC127863181 gene encoding uncharacterized protein LOC127863181 isoform X4: MKWPRSKKMENYLITCNIHNNETITALCNGHSELCCSRCVELNHSQCSKVTPINELTDMQPTDLQGLSVELETVLGEIKSLQISQELSVQALLRTYKEHGAVMIEQMRGNLNFNIDDIDECGNSYVSTSGGHEQYLKEEMCRSVLFILNEFDNITVKELNEMRDEVISIKGSITSSIHKCTSLHNDLSHFHEFVQKIGDNKELCLIASIKCKHIIQQALTLLGKSGKVFNVQSITKHNVRIPSDKDVCYINGICVLPDGQVLVVDWNNQNVKLLNQQYQVVSHWDVNARPLDICLITPSEVAVAVNTSNIHEVQFITVNQGKLVSGRKFQLQHECTCITHHQGDLFVSSGHKLYKYSLNGKLICRLYQDRSAYCTVDKCAVSPTGDRLYITSYFQDKLVTLARDGTRLATYTDPALGGLRGLHVTPAGQVLVCGRWSNTVLQVGWEGESKLANLATKEHGVWWPRSVCYSSTTSSIIVGQDLDDNILVFRVE; this comes from the exons ATGAAGTGGCCACGTTCTAAGAAAATGGAGAATTATCTCATAACATGCAACatacacaataatgaaacaataacagCATTGTGCAATGGCCATAGTGAGCTGTGCTGCTCCAGATGTGTTGAGCTTAATCACAG ccagtgcagtaaagtgactcCAATTAATGAGCTGACTGACATGCAGCCCACAGACCTACAGGgactgtcagtggagctggaaactgttcTGGGAGAAATCAAAAGCCTTCAGATCAGTCAGGAGCTCAGTGTTCAGGCATTGCTAAGAACATATAAGGAACATGGGGCAGTCATGATAGAACAAATGCGCggcaatttaaattttaatatagatGATATAGATGAGTGTGGTAATAGTTATGTGAGTACATCGGGCGGacatgagcaatatttaaaagaagagatgtgtaggagtgttctttttatcttgaatgaatttgataatattactgtgaaGGAACTAAACGAGATGagagatgaagttataagcataaaagggtcaattacaagttctattcataaatgcaccagtcttcacaatgacttgtcacatttCCATGaatttgttcagaaaattggagataataaggagctctgccttatagccagcataaaatgtaagcatataatacagcaggcattaactctgctaggaaagtcaggcaaggtgttTAATGTCCAGAGTATTACTAAGCataatgtgagaataccaagtgataaaGATGTATGTTATATCAATGGCATATGTGTTCTTCCCGATGGGCAGGTACTGGTTGTAGACTGGAATAATCAGaatgtcaagctgctgaaccagcaataccaggtggtgagtcactgggatgtgaaTGCTCGGCCATTGGACATTTgtttgatcacacccagtgaggttgcagtggctgtgaatactagtaacatacatgaggtccagtttatcactgtcaaccagggaaagcttgtttctggcaggaagtttcagttacaacatgaatgtacatgtattacccatcaccaaggagacctttttgtcaGCTCTGGTCATAAACTGTACAAATACTCACTGaatggcaaactgatctgcagactcTACCAAGATAGATCAGCTTATtgtacag tagacaagtgtgctgtgagtcccacaggagacaggctgtacatcaccagctaCTTCCAGGACAAGCTtgtcaccctggccagggatggcacacgcctggctacatacacagacccagcactaggtGGCCTacgtggtctacatgtgacccctgcaggccaggtgctggtctgtggacgcTGGTccaacactgtactacaggtgggctgggagggagagagtaagctggctaatctTGCTACTAAGGAGCATGGAGTGTGGTGGCcacggtcagtctgctacagcagcaccacatcctccatcattgtgggacaggacttggacgacaacatcctggtgttcagagtggaatag